TTTCTAAATCAAAGTATCCACCTAAAGTTCTTATCTGAAATAtttgtctaagtttaatgattttttaaataaagattattttatGCGCATGTCAGTCGAGATAAATTTGCTgttttgaatatgaatatatagatCAAGGAAaacatgataatgttattttatttttattgaaatcatcgCATGCGTCCAAAAGCAATTTATGTCTCAATTATCCTTCTTGACATCTATCTCTCACCACCATACGTATTAACAATGGTTATTCCGTTATAACttatcatcactgtcatctttaccaccatcttcatcaccaccattatcttcatcatcatcatcatcatcgtcgtcatcctCAACACTACCACCACAACCATCTTCAAAactactgtcatcatcatcatcgctaccatcttcaccaccactattattatcattatcaccattaataCCACCACAACAGTACCttcataatgatagtaataataatcatcgtcatcacaaccaccatccctatcctcatcaccaccaccactaccgccgccaccattgtcattatcatagtcatcatcgccattatcaccaccacccccATCACCACCACGACTACCATCATTTGAataatcttcatcaccatcatcatctatcatacgatcatcatcttcatcactatcatcaccatcatcatcataatatcgttatcattgccatcattaccattatcatcatcattaccattatcatcatcatcatcaccattatcatcatcatcatcattaccattatcatcatcattatcattatcatcattactatcatcctcatcatcaccatcatgaacatcaccatcatgaacatcatcatcatcacatcatctatcataatcattaccatcacaTTAGCAATTCACAAATGTATTCGagatgacaccccccccccccccttcctcaacCCTTTTTTATAGAAACTCTTAGAATTGATGTTGGTGTCTCGGTGATTATCTGTAAAAATTAATTTACCAGAGTTTGGTAgtgttaaatatacatgtacatgtataagtttggtgttttttttaccGAAATTAGTGATAAGCAGTTCTTATCACTAAATCAACTtctcactccctctctctctcaccgaCTACCccgactacccccccccccctcctcgttCTATTTAGCTggtattcaacatgttcaaagtttgaCCAGACTTGATTCaatttatcatatttacaatttgaTGAAAAGAGACATCCATAGATTCAATTCAAAAGGAATAATCGGTATGTGCTCGATATACTTCAATTCTCATCAAATATACATTGGTCGTTTTTAAATACCAAACTCTAGATTGTCCTCTCTGAACAATTTTCTCTCGTTTTCTATCTTCACCATTTATATATCTCACAAAATAATCGGATATATTATtaatttctattgtttttctcTTTTGGTTTGCTAAATGCATTCtaatacatataggcctaagagaataaaacaatcgaatataaaaatgtagcctttgtataatgtaatatacTTTGCAGCTTTAGGGGCCTTTCTTCTGTAATGATGACTCTTGATTTTgctggtaggtccatgatttaaGTATGAAACAAGAACTTTATTCTACAGTCAGCATATTAAGAGATAAGatattttgtctattttattatattatatagttGATAATAATCGATACCTATACCATTCCCATTTATACAGTATATAAGTCTACCAAGGTCCTGTAAACACAAAGGTTGGCCATTGATCGCACGCTTGGTAttcatgattaattgtacattgtagtcaattcaatcaatcgtaGAGATATTCATCTAAGATGATTGTTAAGGTTCGTGTAACAGGCCCCAGAAGTGCATTTCCAAACATGACGCCAATTTGCTCTTTTTCATGTTGAATTAACTAGGCGAGATAACACGAAGgatagcgattaatcgctaaatgaaatagCCAATCAGGATCGTCGTTGCATGCGTATTTTGCTCACTAGACTGaataagaaccaatcagaattgttctttcaaataatgtattACGGGACCCCGATGTCACTGGTtatacattcaaaataaattcatctaATAGCTACGCATAGTCACTAATAGTGATTCATTCATGGCGTCAAGAAACatatattataaaataaaacaagccTTATACCGAAATTAAAAAACTATAAATTTTGTAAtcaatttacttttaaaatacTCTTTCCCCGTGGATAAACATAGTCGTTCTAAACATAGGTCATAGACTAACCTCTGAGAGAGCAGTAACTCAATAACATGCATTTCTAATATATAAATCGTGAtatatacacaagaaaaaatcATTCATACAATAAATTCAAAGTACATTGAAAtggtattaaaagaaaataaccacaGATCGACCTGAAGTTGTCCAGCAACGTTAAAGGTGATACCTTGGTCTCTCGAATTATTGCGTAAAGGTTTTTTTAGAACGTTTTTAAACAAGGCTGTTTTCATTAACCTGAAATCGCAATCGAAAATAATTTTGTCCTGTGGGGCTTGTACTAAAAAAGCTAGTTATTTTTTCCAGATCAAAGATtgcaattttctatttttacttGATTAAACTTCCATTTTGAATTCGAAATAAGAGGTGGTTtagatttgttattttgtacACCAATTTGTTGGGTGCAAATTTGGGATTACGATTGCAGAAAAGACTTTTAAAACTGCTAATATTTAGCAGTATTAATGGGTGTCAAATTTTGGGATCTGAAGCGATCGTGGTTACATGCTTGAAGGTAGAGAGAGAAAACCGGGCACTATAAACTTGAGTACACGAGTCGAATAGCAATCGTTTACTTAATCTGAAATTAAAGATAGTGAAATCTATCTGTATGAAGTTTCTCTCAATGATTCTTAGAAAGCCACTACACCTTAATATAAAGATAATGCAAGATTTGTAATTATACTTTACACCGTATACCACACATTTATATAGGCAATATTATGTATATGATAATTTAGATCAAGTTTATATTTATACACGCATATATTGAAAATGCATGTAGATTATATGTATTCCTTTACAGAGGGACTTATGAAAAATTCAAGGAGGAAAAAAATACTTATTCTTTAGATATCTTGTAAGTTATATTTTCAAGACTACTCTAAAATAATACCTTTCAAAAAGATAAGTTTTTATCGGCAAATGTTGTTTTCTCcccccaaaataaattttcatcagAGGTTGGTTTATTTGCCTTTCCGAAAATAAAAAGCAAGGAACTTCTAGACGGTCCAAAAGAAAGCATCTTGTCATTCCATCATCCACGGTGATTTAGCTGAATGATATACAAATAGCAAACAGGCATGATTATGATGCTACGAAAACTTCGCATGATGTGAAAGCAAAATGGTCTAATACACTGTAGAGTGTAGTCTTTCTGCTTATGGTGCGTTTATACCCCCTTATGcacagtaaatatattcattagtATGTATTATAGTAATtctcttgatatatttttaattacGTTTGCTGATTACTTGTTATATTTTCAACACTTACATATATTTTGGGGTTTATTTTACATTAGTAATTTTGCTCTCACTCGATTATTACAATGATAGCATGATAGGCCAATGTCTGTTGCAGACAAATAGTATATTCAATACTCGGAAAATTGTTGCAAAGTAATGTATACTATAATTCTTATAATTCATTAATTGATtcgttttaattattattatttgttttggcgtcacctgtgcctgggaggcgaaaagcgaactgaatcactgtgacccgcatgtctctcctcccgatataactgattgaggggaatgcaggtggactaCTACAatggggtttccccctactctaatacgaatagtgcaatgggttcttaacgtgcaaaagtggtgactctcctctatatggggcctccatttaacgtcctatccgagggacggagtgttttccattgtaacatagcctgcatctatgaaacatgggagagacgtttacacacaacgcactggcttcagtcatccgcccggggtggactcgaacccacgaactttggttcgacgggcagacgcgttaccgactgagccaacaccgcttaTGACTTGAATCGCTCGAGTATTGCCGAAATAAATGTTAAATATGTTTATATGTTTTATCCAGCTTCTGACTGTGACACATGCTCCTTTTTCAATCAGCATATTTCTCACGAATTAAATTGTATTGTATATTAACTGATTTTGTCATTGGATGAAGACATCGTGGAAAGTAATGTACTTGTATAACTGAATATCAACACGTGTTAAAGTAAATTTGTATTGTTGCAGGGTGAAAGCATGTCAGTTTCCATACTACATGGTGTGATATAACCGTAGATTACAGTGATACCTTGATGAAATATAACTTCATGTAACAAGCAAAGGCGAGCATGTCTGGGGAGAGGGAAACCAAGTAACACCAATTATTACCTAATGTCATATTAAGTGCATTGAATTCAACTCTTTCCTTCAGGTTCAGACCATCAAGATCATAGAGCCTGATCACGACGCTACTATTCTTCCTATCAACACTCGCTACATACACCCTGTCCTGCTCATCCACGGCAGCATACAGGTAGACACCCTCTGGAGCTTGTAGAGACTCACCAGAACTCCCATCCCTGTCATAGACCGTCACCACGCTTGATATGTGCCAACATGAACTCGTGACGATCAAACCCGTCCTGGTAGTAGATGCCTGACCCGTTGAGTGCTTTGTTTGAACAGTGTGTTTCAGAGTAGATCCTGTCGGGTCATAGATACAGACTTGTTTTCCATagttagtaataatgatttcatcAGATGGACTTTTGTTAACTTGTAGAAAATTTATATTGCTTCTCACGTGGATTGTTGCTTTCCTACAGCCAAGGCGAGAGTAGATGTAGGCTTCTGTACTACCAGTGGTCACGCATAACGCCCCGTCCCGTTGCAACGCCAGATCAAAACATTTCAAGTCACTTAAGGGTGTGTTTCTATACTGCTGCTTTCCACCATTTGaatcaatgatatcaatatCCTGTGCATTGCTCCCATACCAGATAGCGACAGTGCTATGGGAGTGCCTTGCCATACCGTGCATCCCTCCCCATAGATCAACACACTGAATTACATCCATCTTGGGATCTGATCCTGAGATACTCCCGAGTTCAAGACGAGTATCATCTGCTGGTTTGAACCTCTTCTCCTGTGCTTTCTTCTTAATAGCTTCCGCAGAAGTGTGATCAGTAACCTCCTTCAGCATGGCATCCAGCTCCTCACAGAGCAAGATATGAGCAGATAGAGTGTCTGTCTCAAGATGACCCAGTCTGTCATTATCTACCAAAGTAATTGAACTACAAATACTCTTGATCCTCTGGCGATCTTTTGACTTCAAGACATTGAGGTCGTCATCAAAACTATGCTGTAAGGCATGTATTTGGTCGGTGAGATTTCGAAGATTGTCTTCCAGCTCCTTGGCCTTGATACTGTAGGCTTGCCTGACATTATCTAGTAGTGTCTGCACTGCAGTGTGTACCTCATGACGTTGTATTTCTGTGTTCTGAATGTTCTTTTCCAGCTCTGCTTTCTTGTCAGCACATCGCTGAGCAAGGTCTGTCACCTACGAATTGAAAGTGATATGTAAAAACAGCGAGTTATATCTGGAAATATTCCATAAAGGCGAATATAAGAAATACTGATACTctacaaacaaagaaatcatacAGAATGACATACGACAATCTGAATAAGATTGAAGAGAGACAGTATACAattacaaaattgtttttttatattgaaacaACAACGATAACAATCATCAATGTAGTTCAACACAAAGAATAAGTGACATAATCAAATGAAACAACATTttagatgctgatgatggtattAAAAATCATCATATATCATTGTCAATCTGTATTCAACAACATctatatatattgttattttattaatcaatattcTGTTCTATAGTCTTAttcattatatcattatcatgactATTATTATTCCTGTTAccttaattattatcattattttattagtattatttattcttttactgTTAATGTTCTTAATATCTTGTATATCTTGATATTGTGATGATCATTATTGTCgtcatcagtttcatcatcatcgtaatcattaaaaaaaaatggtgtgaTCGTTGGTGTTTTCATCATGAATctacatactgtccactgtgttgagTAATGTTTGTtagtacaaaaaatatatacatacttATATATTCTGGGCAGTTATTCTCAAATTCAGCAAAtgtattacccaattattagtttttattacccaatttggacagaCTTTAACTAATAGTAGTATGGATAATATGTTGCCAAGTGATGGTTGAAAATTGGGCCTTTTGCCCaacctttttaagagtgtacgcTCTAAACAAGTGTTTATACTTGTAAACAGCTAAGTTTgattattgatatttgattcTGAAAAAAAGTCTGGTTGTCTAAACTtctaaacaactactgtaaggttcaaaTAGTGAACAGTGTTATACAGATTTTTATACAGCGTTTTTGCtgtgataattatgaataaattcacCTTCTGTCGCAACTCCTGCTCAAAGTTAACCTGGttcttgattttgtgatattgATGATCAACGAGTACGCACTTGTGACAGACGTGGACCTTACAATCCTCACAAAACATATCCTTGTTCTCTTGTTTGTGGATGGAGCACTTCTCGAATAAATGACCAATGCTGACCTTCCCTTCGATGACATCATCCAGGGATACAATCTCATGACCTTTGAAGACAACTGTAAGATGTTGATGACAATGTAAGCACTCATCGCACATGTAATAATTACATGTTCTGCAGAATGATACAGCGTCTTTCAGAGATTTGCAAGCGGTGCATTTCTGGCACATCTCAAGGACAGCATTCATCCCTCCACACTTGGCGTGATAATCGTCTACGCATCCGTTGATGGAGACATTGAGGCGGAGATCATCGACACGGTTGGCGGACAACTTGGTGATCTCCCTGCAGAGAGGACAGACCATGTGATCAAGGTCCTGGTGGGTTAGGTCGTATTTCTTGAGGCATCGCCTACAAAATGTGTGTCCACATGAAGTCAGGATTGTCGCCTCGACAAATATATCAAGGCATAATGGACATATCAGGTTCGGTGAAGAGCTTGGAACTTTGTCTGATTCACACTTCTCAGCCATCGCTAAATCAATTTACGAACATGAGATTTAAATTCCGTCAAATAACATACAAGTCAAGTTAGTACTAACGTATTGAAACGCCAGGTTCGCATTACAACACAATGATCACTTCATGTTATTGCTAATGTGTAGTTCaatacaaattcaaatcaactacaagagtaaaaaaaatacacccgATTCGAACTTCCTGTAAATAGTACCGGGTATTCCCAGCTACCTTTGAACCTGACTAACTCATCAAAAGAAGAGGAAGCAACTTTAACTGAAGGGATAAGGGTTTACTAGGATgtctgaaaattgaattgatgaTAAGCGccagaattttattttgtaaaacctTTAGTTTGTCAATGTAAGTCTCAAAAGTATAATTGTCCCATCCAACATTACAGTAAGTCAGATAGGGAAGCACAAAGCTGATATGTATGTAAAGTTCTTAGAAAAGCCTCAGACAAAACACATCTTAATCTACATATAGCAAATACACCTCAAGAAACCTTTGTACACACTGACTCTATCTATGGGGTTTCTAAGTCAAATGTTCTTCGATAATTACTCCTAGAAATCGAACATGCTCACTACGAGCAACACTGTGGCCCCCAACATTAAGAACAGTTTCTGGAATAATTTTGCCTCTAGAACCAAAAATCAATACTTGGGATACTCCTCATCTCATGGACAGAAGTAACTCCACTCTGAATCCGTAGCCCTCTGGAGATGTTGTACCGCATTCCTTGCTCGTGTCCACCGCTGTACTCCCCATCTAATTGACAGCACGTTCGAATTTGTAATGGTGTAGATACCCCCACATCCAAACTTGTCACCGACCCAGACGTATACCCAGACATCTGGTGTTTTTCATCGTGGATACCAAGACATCACTCAGTCCGACTCCAGTGTGATCAATGGCTCCGAAGCAGTCAACTTACGTAAATGTGATTActggtctgccccccccccctgttagtGGAAGGGTCATATTTCCTTTCATCTTCTACTGACCCAACCCTTATTTCTGATCCTGCTGTTCCTGCGGATCCCATCCACACTTCTTAAAAGGGTCCTGTCCAATGAGCTCTTGGTGGATATCCTGTCACTGTCTGATGCATCTCCGACTAGGCCCAGCTCGGAGGGACGTCTCCCCCATGTGCCTTAAGGACTGAAGAGGCTTCTTGTTATCATCTCTAGTTCGAAGAGGTCGACATCTTTCAAGGCCGCCCTCCAGACCCAGCTGGGCGGGTCGTTTCCCATATGTGTCAAGAGAACTAGTGAGGCCCTTGTTATCACCACTACTTCGAAAAGGTCGACATCCCTTCTGGCCGCCCTTCATGgttgatgatattttttttgtcaatttattcTATAAAGGTTGTGATCTATGAGCTAGCTCTTTTTGCCAGCTGAGGATGCTTAATGGTTGTTTACTTAATAACATCcccctttttatatttttaatgccGAGTTTAAATTGGGTAACACTAGGGTGATAAGAAT
This window of the Lytechinus variegatus isolate NC3 chromosome 14, Lvar_3.0, whole genome shotgun sequence genome carries:
- the LOC121427888 gene encoding E3 ubiquitin-protein ligase TRIM71-like, whose product is MAEKCESDKVPSSSPNLICPLCLDIFVEATILTSCGHTFCRRCLKKYDLTHQDLDHMVCPLCREITKLSANRVDDLRLNVSINGCVDDYHAKCGGMNAVLEMCQKCTACKSLKDAVSFCRTCNYYMCDECLHCHQHLTVVFKGHEIVSLDDVIEGKVSIGHLFEKCSIHKQENKDMFCEDCKVHVCHKCVLVDHQYHKIKNQVNFEQELRQKVTDLAQRCADKKAELEKNIQNTEIQRHEVHTAVQTLLDNVRQAYSIKAKELEDNLRNLTDQIHALQHSFDDDLNVLKSKDRQRIKSICSSITLVDNDRLGHLETDTLSAHILLCEELDAMLKEVTDHTSAEAIKKKAQEKRFKPADDTRLELGSISGSDPKMDVIQCVDLWGGMHGMARHSHSTVAIWYGSNAQDIDIIDSNGGKQQYRNTPLSDLKCFDLALQRDGALCVTTGSTEAYIYSRLGCRKATIHVRSNINFLQVNKSPSDEIIITNYGKQVCIYDPTGSTLKHTVQTKHSTGQASTTRTGLIVTSSCWHISSVVTVYDRDGSSGESLQAPEGVYLYAAVDEQDRVYVASVDRKNSSVVIRLYDLDGLNLKERVEFNALNMTLGNNWCYLVSLSPDMLAFACYMKLYFIKVSL